From Domibacillus sp. DTU_2020_1001157_1_SI_ALB_TIR_016, a single genomic window includes:
- a CDS encoding ABC transporter substrate-binding protein translates to MRHYVLPSLALAVLSAGCSQEALQSGEAAGGEKEAGVSGTLSFYTSQPDEDAQALVTAFQEKYPEAKVETFRSGTEEVISKLQAEKQAGSVQADVLLVADAVTFESLKEADMLMNYESSEAEHIPDDFKDPDGTYTGTKVMATGLVVNTNEAAEMPTSWSVLAGKEAKGKSIMPSPFYSGAAAYNLGVITRQEELGWGFYKSLKNNEMSITKGNGGVLEAVASGEKTYGMVVDFVAARAKQDGSPVELVYPEEGVPVITEPVGIMKNTDNEETAKAFVDFVLSEEGQKLAAEIGYTPIREGIEAPEGLRTVEELNVLTSDTSELLKAREEDKELFGGMFGQQ, encoded by the coding sequence ATGCGTCATTATGTTTTGCCATCTTTGGCACTAGCCGTACTTTCAGCAGGATGTTCACAGGAGGCGCTGCAATCAGGGGAAGCAGCGGGTGGTGAAAAAGAAGCGGGTGTATCAGGCACACTCAGCTTTTATACATCACAGCCTGATGAAGATGCACAGGCACTTGTCACGGCATTTCAAGAAAAGTATCCGGAAGCGAAAGTGGAAACATTCCGCTCAGGAACAGAAGAAGTCATTTCCAAGCTGCAGGCAGAAAAGCAGGCAGGGAGTGTACAGGCGGACGTGCTGCTTGTTGCCGATGCGGTCACATTTGAAAGCTTAAAAGAAGCAGATATGCTGATGAATTATGAGTCTTCAGAAGCGGAACACATCCCCGACGATTTTAAAGACCCGGATGGCACTTATACTGGAACAAAAGTTATGGCCACCGGACTTGTCGTAAACACAAACGAAGCGGCCGAAATGCCAACGAGCTGGAGCGTGCTGGCCGGAAAGGAAGCAAAAGGAAAAAGTATTATGCCAAGCCCGTTTTATTCTGGCGCTGCTGCCTACAATTTAGGTGTGATCACACGGCAGGAGGAATTAGGCTGGGGCTTCTATAAGAGCTTGAAAAACAATGAAATGAGCATTACGAAAGGAAACGGCGGTGTGCTTGAAGCCGTTGCATCCGGTGAGAAAACATATGGTATGGTTGTTGATTTTGTAGCGGCACGTGCAAAGCAGGATGGGTCGCCGGTTGAACTTGTTTATCCAGAAGAAGGCGTGCCGGTTATCACCGAGCCGGTCGGCATTATGAAAAACACCGATAATGAAGAAACCGCCAAAGCCTTTGTAGACTTTGTTTTATCTGAAGAAGGGCAGAAGCTTGCAGCAGAAATTGGCTATACGCCAATCCGGGAAGGGATCGAGGCACCGGAAGGACTGCGGACTGTAGAGGAACTCAATGTGCTTACATCAGATACGTCAGAGCTTTTAAAAGCACGTGAAGAAGACAAGGAGCTGTTCGGCGGCATGTTTGGCCAGCAGTAA
- a CDS encoding iron ABC transporter permease — protein MISPQSVAPERRRETPSFSSFFGTKKWLMVLGLLLIVFVFVVPVFRLLLLSLLDNGAWSSAHYESILKEAATWTAVKNTLYTTAGSTILSLVLGVSMAWIMAYVHLRGKRWMQLFIFLPFIIPSYITTLAWIQFLGKSGPVFSLFGWAPNLYSMGGIIFLLGMSHYPLVYLFTVDVFRKIPRELEDAARTSGAGRKHVLLKVVLPLALPGIAGGGLLAFLTNLDNFGIPAFLGIPANIRVLSTYIYEQIAGFGPSSFARAAVLSVLLGAIALAGTFLQWLLLKKSRVTETVVRDTNPRIYLASRPQRLLEAGIWLFLGVTSLVPFLAMGALSLIKAYGLPFRPENLSLENYYYVFLEDAKTGSALWNSVWLAVFTMGICLVAGTALAYLRYRGDGFLAKWMELFVTVPYALPGTVLALCMIFAWMQPIPGWNPGLYGSVWILLIAYVTRFFVLQVRGSYTALLQVDPSMEEAAKVSGAHGWVKWRRILLPLLFPGLAGGALLVFLMVLTELTVSSLLWSTGSETIGVVIFNYEQAGYTTYSTAFASVLVLAILTGGLLFTALSRQWERKVMKKQ, from the coding sequence ATGATTTCACCTCAATCAGTCGCACCGGAAAGAAGAAGGGAAACCCCTTCTTTCTCTTCTTTTTTTGGAACGAAAAAATGGCTCATGGTACTTGGATTACTGCTTATTGTGTTTGTGTTCGTTGTTCCCGTATTTCGTCTTCTCCTTCTTAGTTTGCTTGATAATGGTGCATGGTCCTCGGCTCATTATGAAAGTATATTGAAGGAAGCAGCTACATGGACAGCTGTTAAAAACACCCTATATACGACAGCAGGCTCCACTATACTGTCGCTTGTCCTCGGTGTATCAATGGCCTGGATTATGGCCTATGTTCATTTGCGTGGAAAGCGATGGATGCAGTTATTTATTTTTCTGCCGTTTATTATTCCATCGTATATCACAACGCTTGCTTGGATTCAATTTTTAGGAAAAAGCGGCCCTGTATTTTCACTGTTCGGCTGGGCGCCCAATTTATACAGCATGGGCGGCATCATCTTCCTGCTGGGAATGTCTCATTACCCGCTTGTGTACTTGTTTACAGTAGATGTATTCCGCAAAATTCCACGGGAGCTGGAAGACGCAGCGAGAACGTCTGGAGCTGGCAGAAAACACGTTCTGCTGAAAGTTGTGCTGCCACTTGCCCTGCCCGGTATTGCGGGCGGCGGTCTCCTTGCATTTTTAACCAACCTGGACAACTTTGGTATTCCCGCTTTTTTAGGAATCCCCGCTAATATTCGTGTGCTCAGCACTTATATTTATGAGCAGATCGCTGGATTTGGTCCATCATCATTTGCACGCGCTGCCGTTTTATCTGTTTTGCTTGGCGCCATTGCACTTGCCGGAACCTTTCTACAGTGGCTGCTGCTGAAAAAAAGCCGGGTCACCGAAACCGTAGTGCGTGATACAAATCCGCGCATTTATTTGGCTTCGCGCCCGCAGCGGCTTCTTGAAGCGGGCATATGGCTGTTTTTAGGGGTGACAAGCCTGGTGCCGTTTCTTGCCATGGGGGCACTTTCACTTATTAAAGCATACGGGCTCCCCTTCCGCCCTGAAAATTTGTCGCTCGAAAACTATTATTATGTGTTTTTAGAAGATGCCAAAACTGGCTCTGCCTTGTGGAACAGTGTATGGCTGGCAGTCTTCACGATGGGCATCTGTCTTGTAGCGGGCACTGCTTTGGCTTATCTGCGTTATCGGGGAGATGGCTTTCTTGCAAAATGGATGGAGCTGTTTGTGACAGTTCCCTATGCATTGCCAGGCACGGTGCTGGCCCTTTGCATGATCTTTGCATGGATGCAGCCAATCCCAGGCTGGAATCCCGGCCTTTACGGATCGGTATGGATTTTGCTCATTGCGTACGTTACCCGTTTTTTTGTTTTGCAGGTTAGAGGCAGCTATACGGCACTTTTGCAGGTAGACCCCTCTATGGAAGAAGCGGCGAAAGTGTCAGGTGCACATGGCTGGGTCAAATGGCGGCGGATTTTGCTGCCGCTTCTATTTCCGGGACTTGCCGGCGGCGCACTCCTTGTTTTTTTAATGGTGCTGACGGAATTAACTGTCTCAAGCCTGCTTTGGTCAACTGGATCGGAAACGATTGGTGTTGTGATTTTTAATTATGAACAAGCAGGCTATACAACGTATTCCACTGCTTTTGCAAGCGTACTCGTGCTGGCCATTTTAACGGGCGGCCTGCTTTTTACTGCTTTGAGCAGGCAGTGGGAGCGAAAGGTGATGAAAAAGCAATGA
- a CDS encoding ABC transporter ATP-binding protein, translating into MIEVNNVTKQYGSFTALHEMDLSIRKGEFTAILGPSGCGKTTFLKLLAGFMKPSSGDIHIDGFLAASKKRLVPPEKRNIGMVFQSFALWPHMTVYEHVAFPLRHHHHTRDEWKQDIGARAQQVLKLVGLEQLFDRYPAELSGGQKQRVALARAIAPLPDVLLMDEPLSALDIELRVEMRNEIQRIHRETHASVVYVTHDQGEALAMADKIVVMNHGKIEQIGSPEAVYTRPETAFVASFVGKCNMVKGKWEQDFFIPNEFPWERWPDIGVTESLKKEGLCPVRPEQWKLAGEKEEGLKGTVLTVQYQGKEIHYTIEVENENWTVHQSVFQPKYGIGDTVSLSVKAEPSQKAASF; encoded by the coding sequence ATGATTGAAGTCAACAATGTAACAAAACAGTATGGCTCCTTTACCGCCTTGCATGAAATGGATTTGAGCATACGAAAAGGGGAATTTACCGCCATTCTTGGACCATCCGGCTGCGGGAAAACAACATTTTTAAAGCTTTTGGCTGGTTTTATGAAGCCTTCTTCAGGAGATATCCATATAGACGGCTTTCTGGCTGCTTCGAAAAAACGGCTTGTTCCGCCTGAGAAAAGAAACATCGGTATGGTTTTTCAATCTTTTGCGCTTTGGCCGCATATGACGGTGTATGAACATGTGGCTTTTCCGCTCCGTCATCATCACCATACACGTGATGAGTGGAAGCAGGATATAGGGGCGCGAGCGCAGCAGGTATTAAAACTAGTGGGGCTTGAGCAGCTATTCGACCGCTACCCGGCTGAGCTTTCCGGCGGTCAAAAACAGCGGGTAGCATTGGCGCGGGCAATTGCACCGCTGCCAGATGTACTGCTGATGGACGAGCCGCTCAGCGCCCTGGATATCGAACTGCGCGTGGAAATGCGCAATGAAATTCAGCGTATTCACCGTGAAACCCATGCATCCGTTGTATATGTGACTCATGACCAGGGGGAAGCATTGGCAATGGCCGATAAAATTGTGGTGATGAACCACGGCAAAATTGAACAGATCGGATCACCGGAAGCTGTGTACACAAGACCGGAAACCGCATTTGTCGCTTCCTTTGTTGGCAAGTGTAATATGGTGAAAGGAAAATGGGAGCAGGATTTTTTCATTCCAAATGAATTTCCTTGGGAAAGGTGGCCGGACATCGGAGTAACGGAGTCTTTAAAAAAAGAGGGACTATGCCCGGTTCGCCCTGAACAATGGAAGCTGGCCGGAGAAAAGGAAGAAGGTTTAAAAGGAACGGTTCTGACGGTTCAATATCAAGGCAAGGAAATACACTATACGATTGAAGTGGAAAATGAAAACTGGACTGTCCACCAGTCTGTTTTTCAACCAAAGTATGGAATAGGCGATACGGTCAGTTTAAGCGTGAAAGCAGAACCATCGCAAAAAGCAGCTTCCTTTTAA
- a CDS encoding 2-isopropylmalate synthase, whose amino-acid sequence MKNVNKYTRNYFMPPTTSLKWTQKEYITEAPTWCSVDLRDGNQALIIPMNLQEKLEYFQVLVDVGFKEIEVGFPAASETEYTFLRTLIEQDLIPDDVTIQVLTQSREHIIKKTFESLRGAKSAVVHLYNSTSLAQREQVFKRSKEEIKEIAVSGAKLLKKYAAEVEGNFKFQYSPESFTGTEIEYALDVCNSVLDVWQPTADNKVIINLPATVSMSMPHVYASQIEFMSENMKYRENVILSLHPHNDRGTGVADAELGVLAGADRVEGTLFGNGERTGNVDIVTLALNMYTHGVDPKLNLDNLPAIQEVYERVTRMTVPDRQPYAGKLVFTAFSGSHQDAIAKGMKWREQEEREHWTVPYLPVDPEDIGREYEGEVIRINSQSGKGGIGYLLEQAYGFELPPKMRETLGYKVKNVSDRSQKELMTNEIHDIFMEEFVNVSEPAKLIDYTFEGKDAVNITIEVNINSQSSEWHGSGNGRLDAVNNAIQKELGISYKDLTYKEHAQEIGSQANAVSYVSITSDNGAVYWGCGIDPDIMNSSIKALFSAVNNLLKVEQERFAATK is encoded by the coding sequence ATGAAAAATGTAAACAAATACACGCGCAATTACTTTATGCCGCCGACAACAAGCTTAAAATGGACACAAAAAGAGTACATCACCGAAGCTCCAACATGGTGCAGTGTTGATTTGCGTGATGGAAACCAGGCGCTGATCATCCCGATGAACCTGCAGGAAAAACTGGAATATTTCCAAGTGCTTGTAGATGTTGGTTTTAAAGAAATCGAGGTTGGTTTCCCGGCCGCATCCGAAACCGAATATACATTTCTTCGCACATTAATTGAACAAGATTTGATTCCAGATGATGTGACAATTCAAGTGTTGACGCAGTCACGTGAGCATATTATCAAAAAAACATTTGAATCGCTTCGCGGTGCAAAAAGCGCGGTCGTTCACTTGTACAACTCTACTTCCCTTGCACAGCGTGAGCAGGTGTTTAAGCGTTCTAAAGAAGAAATTAAAGAAATTGCAGTCAGCGGCGCAAAGCTGTTGAAAAAATATGCAGCTGAAGTAGAAGGCAACTTTAAGTTCCAGTACTCGCCGGAAAGCTTTACAGGTACGGAAATTGAGTACGCGCTTGATGTATGCAACAGCGTCCTTGACGTGTGGCAGCCAACCGCTGACAACAAAGTGATTATCAACCTTCCGGCTACTGTTTCTATGTCTATGCCGCACGTGTACGCGAGCCAGATTGAATTCATGAGCGAAAACATGAAGTACCGTGAAAATGTGATTTTATCTCTTCATCCACACAATGACCGCGGCACAGGCGTTGCAGATGCAGAGCTTGGCGTACTCGCAGGCGCGGACCGCGTAGAGGGCACGCTGTTTGGCAACGGTGAACGAACTGGAAATGTAGATATCGTCACGTTGGCGCTTAATATGTATACACATGGTGTAGATCCGAAATTAAATTTGGATAACCTTCCGGCGATCCAGGAAGTGTATGAACGTGTTACCCGCATGACGGTTCCAGACCGCCAGCCGTATGCAGGCAAGCTTGTTTTCACCGCTTTCTCAGGTTCACACCAGGATGCGATTGCGAAAGGCATGAAATGGCGTGAACAGGAAGAACGCGAGCATTGGACCGTTCCATATTTGCCAGTTGATCCAGAAGATATCGGCCGCGAGTATGAAGGAGAAGTTATCCGCATTAACAGCCAGTCAGGCAAAGGCGGTATCGGCTATCTTCTTGAACAGGCATACGGCTTTGAACTTCCGCCAAAAATGCGTGAAACACTTGGCTATAAAGTGAAAAACGTGTCTGACCGCAGCCAAAAAGAATTGATGACAAACGAAATTCACGACATCTTTATGGAGGAATTTGTGAATGTAAGCGAGCCGGCTAAGCTAATCGATTATACATTTGAAGGAAAAGATGCAGTGAATATTACAATTGAAGTAAACATAAATAGCCAGTCAAGTGAATGGCACGGCAGCGGAAACGGCCGCCTGGACGCCGTGAATAATGCGATCCAAAAAGAGCTTGGCATTTCCTATAAAGATTTAACGTACAAAGAGCATGCCCAGGAAATCGGTTCACAGGCCAATGCCGTTTCTTACGTGAGCATCACATCTGACAATGGTGCTGTTTACTGGGGCTGCGGCATCGACCCGGATATCATGAACTCATCTATTAAAGCCCTGTTCAGTGCTGTAAACAATTTGTTGAAAGTAGAACAGGAACGCTTTGCAGCAACAAAATAA
- a CDS encoding YkvA family protein — MMNRLKKWARQLKRQLFMLYFACRDPRVPWYAKLFTACVVAYAFSPIDLIPDFIPVLGYIDDILLVPLGIFFALKMIPKPVAADCEERAQKLMKDGKPKNWTAGVFVLLIWAAVLTWVGLWIWRR; from the coding sequence ATGATGAATCGTTTAAAGAAGTGGGCACGGCAGTTAAAGCGCCAGTTGTTTATGCTGTATTTCGCATGCCGCGATCCGCGGGTGCCCTGGTATGCAAAACTCTTTACTGCCTGCGTTGTCGCGTATGCATTCAGCCCGATCGATTTAATTCCGGATTTTATTCCCGTTTTAGGTTATATTGATGACATTCTTCTCGTCCCGCTCGGTATTTTTTTCGCATTAAAAATGATCCCAAAGCCGGTAGCAGCGGACTGCGAGGAACGAGCACAAAAGCTGATGAAAGATGGAAAGCCAAAAAACTGGACAGCAGGTGTTTTTGTGCTGCTTATCTGGGCAGCTGTTTTAACCTGGGTGGGACTATGGATTTGGCGACGGTAA
- a CDS encoding methyl-accepting chemotaxis protein, translating to MSRLNGWVEAVKELQHIVGDDTMVGITDKEKFLAYLPTPKVDFGLKKGDPIPAEDQNLRRALRGKSSSVVIPKHIYGIALQAKAFPIRDENGQIIGALATAAPLEKQERLESFISRMHSITEGLQNSIQTVAAQSQELAASSEEISAQSQASLDRTKQTVQEASEIHKIQQQTNILGLNASIEAARAGEAGAGFSVVANEVRKLALQTTAVTNNVTSSLHAITDNIGTLADKVSRIKESSAEQAELVAQFSALIEDLNALSEEMNEFMESILTK from the coding sequence ATGAGCCGGTTAAATGGATGGGTGGAAGCTGTAAAGGAATTACAGCATATTGTTGGAGACGATACAATGGTAGGAATTACAGATAAAGAAAAGTTTCTTGCTTACCTGCCAACGCCGAAAGTAGATTTTGGATTGAAAAAGGGGGATCCTATTCCTGCTGAGGACCAAAATCTCCGCAGGGCTTTAAGGGGCAAAAGCAGCTCGGTGGTTATACCAAAGCATATCTACGGGATCGCATTGCAGGCAAAAGCGTTTCCTATTCGGGATGAAAACGGACAGATCATCGGTGCGCTTGCCACAGCGGCGCCGCTTGAAAAACAGGAAAGGCTGGAATCATTTATTAGCCGGATGCATTCCATTACGGAAGGGCTGCAAAACAGTATTCAAACGGTTGCCGCCCAATCGCAGGAATTGGCCGCATCGAGTGAAGAAATCTCTGCTCAGTCACAGGCATCCTTAGACCGGACGAAACAAACGGTTCAGGAAGCGAGTGAGATTCATAAAATTCAGCAGCAAACCAATATTTTAGGGCTGAATGCGTCCATTGAAGCCGCGCGGGCAGGAGAAGCCGGAGCAGGTTTTTCCGTTGTAGCCAACGAAGTACGTAAGCTGGCTCTTCAAACAACTGCTGTCACAAACAATGTAACTTCTTCTTTGCATGCGATTACGGATAACATTGGTACGCTGGCTGATAAAGTAAGCCGGATCAAAGAATCTTCTGCCGAGCAGGCGGAGCTTGTCGCCCAGTTTAGTGCGCTTATTGAGGATTTAAATGCGCTGAGTGAAGAAATGAATGAATTCATGGAATCAATTTTAACGAAATAG
- a CDS encoding antibiotic biosynthesis monooxygenase, whose translation MITEAVMLQVRPGMEKKYEEVFREASPLIASMKGYKGHELQRCLEVKGKYLLLVQWEQLEDHTDGFRQSSEYGKWKELLHHFYEPFPEVEHFEQVNLEKGKPVYGS comes from the coding sequence ATGATAACAGAAGCGGTTATGCTGCAGGTAAGGCCAGGAATGGAAAAGAAATACGAAGAAGTATTTCGCGAGGCGTCGCCGCTTATCGCCTCGATGAAAGGATATAAAGGACATGAATTGCAGCGCTGCCTGGAAGTGAAGGGGAAATACTTACTTTTAGTTCAGTGGGAACAGCTTGAAGATCATACGGACGGATTCAGACAATCGTCTGAGTATGGGAAATGGAAAGAGCTGCTGCATCACTTTTACGAACCGTTTCCTGAGGTTGAGCATTTTGAACAGGTCAATTTGGAGAAGGGAAAGCCAGTTTATGGCTCGTAA
- a CDS encoding dienelactone hydrolase family protein has protein sequence MARNAVAIVLHEIYGINQHIEGICRKLSVKGLDIQCPNLLGRAAPFTYEQESEAYTFFMKHVGFHKAAEQVKALIAACKQKYKQVFLIGFSAGATVAWLCSEEAGLTGTIGFYSSRIRNYLHISAACPVLLFFPSEEPSFQVSEVIKALNHPLIHTIQYEAGHGFSDPFSSNYDQASAEKAWGDTLTFISKRMAAAPV, from the coding sequence ATGGCTCGTAACGCGGTCGCCATTGTTCTGCATGAAATATACGGAATCAATCAGCATATTGAAGGCATCTGCAGAAAACTGTCGGTAAAAGGACTGGATATACAATGCCCTAATTTACTTGGGAGAGCCGCACCCTTCACCTATGAGCAGGAAAGTGAAGCTTATACTTTTTTTATGAAACATGTTGGTTTTCACAAGGCAGCAGAGCAGGTGAAAGCACTAATTGCTGCGTGCAAACAGAAATATAAACAAGTTTTTTTAATAGGATTTAGTGCAGGAGCAACTGTCGCGTGGCTTTGTAGCGAGGAAGCAGGCCTGACGGGGACTATCGGGTTTTATAGTTCTCGTATTCGAAACTATCTGCACATATCGGCTGCCTGTCCGGTCCTGCTGTTTTTTCCGAGTGAGGAGCCGTCTTTTCAAGTGAGTGAGGTAATCAAAGCGCTCAATCACCCGCTGATCCACACGATTCAGTATGAAGCAGGTCATGGATTCAGTGATCCTTTTTCATCAAACTATGATCAAGCATCGGCAGAAAAAGCATGGGGTGATACATTGACTTTTATCAGTAAAAGGATGGCGGCTGCTCCGGTTTAA
- a CDS encoding YfiT family bacillithiol transferase, which translates to MNERFPIGSFARPDELTENVINGWREDIKTFPLLLRQTVEHLTDEQLDTPYRDGGWTVRQVVHHLADSHMNAFIRFKLALTEATPVIKLYNEAAWANLADSHLPVEVSLSLLEALHERWAALLSSLTKNDVNKTFIHPDSGHVTIGENIGIYAWHGRHHLAHITSLCEKKGWV; encoded by the coding sequence ATGAATGAGAGATTTCCAATTGGCTCCTTTGCCCGGCCTGATGAATTAACGGAAAACGTAATCAATGGCTGGAGAGAGGATATTAAAACCTTTCCTTTGCTGCTGCGCCAAACGGTAGAACATTTGACAGATGAACAACTTGATACACCTTATCGGGACGGCGGCTGGACAGTACGGCAGGTTGTGCATCATCTCGCAGACAGTCATATGAATGCGTTTATCCGCTTTAAACTGGCCCTGACTGAAGCCACACCTGTTATCAAGCTGTATAATGAGGCGGCGTGGGCGAATCTGGCAGACAGCCACTTGCCCGTTGAAGTGTCTCTTTCTTTACTTGAAGCGCTGCATGAGCGATGGGCAGCGCTTCTATCAAGCCTCACGAAAAACGATGTAAATAAAACATTCATCCATCCTGATTCGGGCCATGTAACGATCGGCGAAAACATTGGCATTTATGCCTGGCATGGCCGTCATCATCTGGCGCATATTACTTCATTATGTGAGAAAAAAGGGTGGGTATAA
- a CDS encoding SMI1/KNR4 family protein has product MLEAKSDHDQYGVYHSVPGLKEFIDTYKSMPFEELWKEYHAFLSGTFGRLCTPLLPGNERGQIFSVFNHYEAEPIEDFVMLYTLYNGNDADQWIEDIEQEGAAYAHIGGNPLMNWDEIVREVDFAGRNTKGRYPIRSIPAGYVKNNEMLSNKIPFQHDGGGNFIAIDLDPDTKGWYGQVVEVDHEYEERVVLASSLKEYIIILYYFVKELGVIDNGEGYEGDKPLSFYIIRTEKAAD; this is encoded by the coding sequence ATGCTTGAAGCGAAGAGTGATCATGATCAATATGGTGTGTATCATTCCGTACCAGGTTTAAAAGAATTTATCGATACATACAAATCAATGCCATTTGAAGAACTCTGGAAAGAATACCATGCTTTTTTAAGCGGAACATTTGGCAGGCTGTGCACACCGCTTTTGCCAGGAAATGAAAGAGGACAGATTTTTTCGGTTTTTAACCATTATGAGGCAGAACCGATTGAAGACTTCGTTATGCTTTATACGCTTTATAACGGTAACGACGCCGATCAGTGGATAGAAGATATTGAACAAGAAGGCGCAGCGTATGCGCATATTGGGGGAAACCCGCTGATGAACTGGGATGAAATTGTCCGTGAAGTCGACTTTGCGGGCCGCAATACAAAAGGACGGTATCCGATTCGATCCATCCCGGCTGGTTATGTGAAAAATAATGAAATGCTGTCCAACAAAATTCCTTTTCAGCATGATGGAGGCGGCAACTTTATTGCTATCGACCTTGATCCGGATACGAAGGGATGGTACGGGCAGGTCGTCGAGGTGGATCATGAATATGAGGAAAGGGTTGTACTTGCATCTAGCTTAAAGGAATATATCATCATTTTATATTATTTTGTGAAAGAGCTTGGTGTAATTGATAACGGAGAAGGATATGAAGGCGATAAACCATTGTCATTTTATATTATACGTACAGAAAAAGCAGCGGATTGA
- a CDS encoding YjfB family protein, translating into MDIAALSTGISQTSLNQSVSIALTKKTMDMAQQNASQMVQMLQAPHPTLGKSIDVKA; encoded by the coding sequence ATGGATATCGCTGCTTTATCGACTGGTATAAGCCAGACTTCCCTTAACCAAAGTGTCAGCATTGCGCTGACGAAAAAAACGATGGATATGGCCCAGCAAAATGCCAGCCAAATGGTGCAAATGCTGCAGGCTCCTCATCCAACGCTCGGAAAATCAATTGACGTAAAAGCGTAA
- a CDS encoding N-acetylmuramoyl-L-alanine amidase has product MKKQAAMIGLVLALILSMAGFGLPAQAAGFVDVPSRAAKEVNYLAEGKIANGSSATVFGADKTVTRAEAAAFIGRALQLDGTKRATNFVDVGSGNFASGYIQSAVDKKIFSGYDGGRFLPDKPVTRGEMAVMMAKAFDYSFGGTLSGAAKALTARGIAQGVDDGTFGADQLLKRADFAVFLARAINPEFRLVKTNDFSKTMWANVGDLNIRSGPSTAYGLKGKLAENAQVSAAHKVGDWIYIQSGEVVGFVNAFYLRDTETKSAASDPRLSNQTIILDPGHGGRDPGAIGFGLQEKDVVLKTGLKVNELLKQTPFNVKMTRSTDTFITINNRAAFASKNNGSVFVSIHANAAASSSANGTETLYYSATNTANSADSKLLAEKLQNRMLQAWNLKDRGLVRRTDLGVLKYNTVPAALVELGFITNKEENDKLKSDYWQTVMAKALYYGILDYYKAKGYDVDSLYDLANS; this is encoded by the coding sequence TTGAAAAAACAAGCAGCAATGATTGGTTTGGTACTGGCCCTTATTCTATCAATGGCCGGTTTCGGGCTGCCTGCTCAAGCAGCCGGGTTTGTTGATGTGCCAAGCCGTGCAGCAAAGGAAGTTAATTATTTAGCCGAAGGAAAGATTGCAAACGGATCATCCGCCACAGTATTTGGCGCCGACAAGACCGTTACACGTGCAGAGGCAGCGGCGTTTATTGGACGGGCCCTGCAGTTGGATGGAACAAAGAGAGCCACTAACTTTGTGGATGTAGGTTCAGGGAATTTTGCGTCCGGGTATATACAGTCGGCGGTAGATAAAAAGATTTTCTCGGGCTATGATGGCGGCCGCTTTTTGCCGGATAAACCAGTAACGCGCGGCGAAATGGCGGTCATGATGGCGAAAGCATTTGACTATTCGTTCGGCGGTACACTGTCAGGCGCAGCCAAAGCATTAACAGCACGCGGGATTGCTCAAGGTGTAGATGACGGCACATTTGGTGCCGATCAGCTGCTGAAGCGCGCAGACTTTGCCGTTTTCCTTGCGCGTGCCATCAATCCAGAGTTTCGCCTAGTCAAAACGAACGATTTTAGCAAGACAATGTGGGCGAATGTGGGCGACTTGAATATTCGCTCAGGCCCGTCAACCGCTTATGGTTTAAAAGGAAAACTAGCTGAAAATGCACAAGTTTCAGCAGCTCATAAAGTGGGTGACTGGATTTATATTCAGTCAGGGGAAGTTGTTGGTTTCGTTAATGCTTTTTATCTGCGTGATACAGAGACAAAAAGCGCAGCAAGTGATCCACGCCTGTCGAATCAAACGATCATTTTAGATCCGGGTCATGGCGGACGGGATCCAGGAGCAATTGGCTTTGGACTTCAGGAAAAAGACGTTGTGCTGAAAACAGGCTTGAAAGTGAACGAGCTGTTAAAACAAACACCCTTTAATGTGAAGATGACCCGTTCAACAGATACATTTATCACAATCAATAATCGTGCTGCATTTGCGAGCAAAAACAACGGTAGTGTGTTTGTCAGTATCCATGCTAACGCCGCAGCAAGTTCAAGTGCAAACGGCACGGAAACACTTTATTACAGCGCCACGAATACGGCTAATTCAGCAGACAGCAAGCTGCTTGCTGAAAAACTTCAAAACCGTATGCTGCAGGCTTGGAATTTAAAAGACCGCGGTTTAGTAAGAAGAACGGATTTAGGTGTATTAAAATACAACACAGTGCCAGCCGCGTTGGTAGAGTTAGGGTTTATTACGAATAAAGAGGAGAATGACAAGCTAAAGTCCGATTACTGGCAGACGGTGATGGCTAAAGCCCTCTACTACGGTATTTTGGATTACTATAAAGCAAAAGGCTATGATGTTGATTCATTATACGATCTAGCTAATTCATAA